In Elaeis guineensis isolate ETL-2024a chromosome 1, EG11, whole genome shotgun sequence, a genomic segment contains:
- the LOC105032313 gene encoding pentatricopeptide repeat-containing protein At4g30700, with protein MLWRSPSHLSSVATSLRPRQRSCYLDLTFAAATLRHLDQILAHAILSGHHPDLVTTTKLLHRLADLGSPPSHLLRLFSSVPRPDLFLLNVLLRSLPPPSALPLLSSLPRTHAHLRPDSFTYAFAASASAALPSPTPGRALHARVIIDGFAADPFVGSALTDFYLNFSQVSAAEKVFDGVPDPDTVLWNTLISGLVQNCAFLRSLRVFKQMVTTGARFDSTTLAVVLPAAAELQELILGMMVHCLGVKSGLAFHSHIVTGLISMYSKCSEISAAKFLLEQIDEPDLIACNALISGYSSNGLVGSSVDLFRELLAFLGRPNSSTMVGLIPVFSPFGHECLARSIHGFAVKSGLDQNSPVSTAFTTVYCRLNDMEAARKVFDAMPEKSMASWNAMISGYAQNGLTDMAISLFREMQDLHVRPNQITVTSTLSACAQLGALTLGKWVHRIISQEDLELNVYVLTALIDMYAKCGSVMEARRIFDGMVEKNVVSWNAMILGYGLHGQGREALKLFKEMLNACIAPTGVTFLSVLYACSHGGLVEEGRAAFQSMTCDHGIKPGPEHYACMVDLLGRAGQLKEALAFIETVPENAGPGVWGALLGACMKHKETGLAQMASEKLFELEPQNISYYVLLSNVYSANRDYPEAAMVRQGAKSRKLVKTPGCTLIEIRDEVHIFTSGDRSHPQSVLIYSMLDKLTGKMVEAGYRAETDVALYDVEEEEKEHMVKVHSEKLAIAFGLISTEPGSEIRIIKNLRVCLDCHTATKFISRITQRLIIVRDATRFHHFKDGACSCGDFW; from the coding sequence ATGCTTTGGCGCAGCCCCTCACACCTCTCCTCCGTCGCCACCTCCCTCCGTCCCCGCCAACGATCCTGCTACCTCGACCTCACCTTCGCCGCCGCCACCCTCCGCCACCTCGACCAGATCCTCGCCCACGCCATCCTCTCCGGCCACCATCCGGACCTCGTCACCACCACCAAGCTCCTCCACCGCCTCGCCGACCTCGGCTCCCCTCCCTCCCACCTCCTCCGCCTCTTCTCCTCCGTCCCCCGCCCTGACCTCTTCCTTCTCAACGTCCTTCTCcgctccctccctcccccctccgcTCTCCcactcctctcctccctcccccGCACCCACGCCcacctccgtccggactccttcaCCTATGCTTTCGCTGCCTCCGCTTCCGCTGCCCTCCCCTCCCCAACCCCCGGCCGCGCCCTCCACGCCCGCGTCATCATCGATGGTTTCGCCGCCGACCCCTTCGTCGGCTCCGCCCTCACCGACTTCTACCTCAATTTCTCCCAGGTCTCGGCCGCAGAGAAGGTATTTGATGGAGTTCCCGACCCGGACACCGTGTTATGGAACACCCTTATATCTGGGTTGGTTCAGAACTGCGCTTTCTTGAGATCGTTGAGGgttttcaagcagatggtgacgACTGGTGCGCGGTTTGACTCCACGACCCTGGCTGTGGTGCTCCCAGCTGCCGCGGAGCTCCAAGAGTTGATCTTGGGAATGATGGTGCATTGCTTGGGTGTGAAATCGGGCTTGGCATTCCATTCCCATATTGTGACTGGTTTGATCTCCATGTACTCCAAGTGTAGTGAGATCTCAGCTGCAAAGTTCTTGTTGGAACAGATTGACGAGCCGGATTTGATAGCTTGCAATGCGTTGATATCTGGATACTCGTCAAATGGGCTTGTTGGATCTTCTGTGGACCTGTTCAGGGAATTGCTAGCTTTTCTAGGGAGGCCTAATTCAAGCACCATGGTAGGGTTGATTCCAGTGTTCAGTCCCTTTGGGCATGAATGCCTTGCTCGATCCATTCATGGATTTGCTGTAAAATCTGGGCTTGATCAAAATTCGCCAGTTTCGACCGCATTTACTACTGTCTATTGTAGATTGAACGACATGGAAGCTGCAAGGAAGGTTTTTGATGCAATGCCAGAGAAGAGCATGGCTTCTTGGAATGCAATGATATCGGGGTACGCCCAAAATGGATTGACAGATATGGCGATATCTCTGTTCCGTGAAATGCAAGATCTCCATGTCCGACCTAATCAAATCACGGTCACGAGCACCCTTTCAGCATGCGCTCAGCTGGGAGCTCTCACCTTGGGGAAATGGGTCCACCGGATAATCTCCCAGGAGGATCTTGAGCTTAATGTTTATGTATTGACAGCTCTTATTGATATGTATGCAAAGTGCGGGAGTGTCATGGAAGCTCGAAGAATTTTTGATGGTATGGTGGAGAAGAATGTGGTGTCTTGGAATGCAATGATATTGGGTTATGGCCTTCATGGTCAAGGTCGTGAAGCTTTGAAGCTTTTCAAGGAGATGCTAAATGCTTGTATTGCTCCTACTGGAGTCACATTCCTTTCGGTCTTGTATGCATGTAGCCATGGGGGATTGGTTGAAGAGGGCCGTGCAGCCTTTCAGTCCATGACATGCGACCATGGAATTAAGCCTGGGCCGGAGCATTATGCTTGCATGGTGGACCTCCTCGGACGAGCTGGGCAACTAAAAGAGGCCCTTGCATTTATAGAGACAGTTCCTGAGAATGCTGGTCCTGGTGTTTGGGGTGCCTTGCTTGGTGCTTGCATGAAACACAAGGAAACTGGACTGGCTCAAATGGCTTCAGAGAAGTTGTTCGAACTAGAACCCCAGAATATTAGTTACTATGTTCTGCTCTCTAATGTATATTCTGCTAACCGTGATTACCCTGAAGCAGCTATGGTGAGACAAGGTGCTAAGAGTAGAAAGCTGGTGAAAACACCTGGATGCACTCTGATTGAGATTAGAGATGAGGTGCATATTTTTACTTCTGGTGACCGATCTCACCCGCAGTCAGTGTTGATCTATTCGATGTTGGATAAACTGACTGGAAAGATGGTTGAGGCAGGGTATCGTGCAGAGACTGATGTTGCACTATATGAtgtggaggaagaagagaaggagcACATGGTGAAAGTTCACAGTGAGAAGCTGGCTATTGCCTTTGGGCTTATTAGCACTGAGCCAGGGAGTGAGATTAGGATCATCAAGAACCTTAGGGTGTGTTTGGACTGTCATACTGCAACCAAATTCATATCAAGGATAACTCAGCGTTTGATTATTGTGAGGGATGCCACCAGGTTCCACCATTTTAAAGATGGGGCATGCTCCTGTGGGGATTTCTGGTGA
- the LOC109504897 gene encoding uncharacterized protein, whose product MDIQLTYLCCNFEKETMEHILFQCPRARNAWSLAGMYVQVVQAKVPTEVFLELLEHSFGGRIPRAVGIRAAYVALHIWLARNGLVFESMQSSVRFAMERALTMAAEMIGATSRLLDIWSSHLAYTATHQVFISWEPPPLSYLRVNFDGSIRGRHGETGFVIRGLDSRLIVAGGTYLLEPMIPKAKYRTAWARMLGGFWELVR is encoded by the coding sequence ATGGACATTCAGCTTACCTATCTTTGCTGCAACTTCGAGAAGGAGACCATGGAGCATATTTTGTTCCAATGCCCGAGGGCAAGGAATGCTTGGTCCTTGGCTGGGATGTACGTGCAAGTGGTCCAAGCAAAGGTCCCTACCGAGGTCTTTCTAGAGCTTTTGGAGCACAGCTTTGGAGGTCGCATACCTAGAGCAGTGGGCATCCGAGCAGCCTATGTGGCCCTCCATATTTGGCTGGCTAGGAATGGGTTGGTGTTCGAATCCATGCAGTCTTCTGTGAGATTCGCTATGGAGAGAGCCTTGACCATGGCAGCGGAGATGATAGGTGCGACATCCAGACTATTGGATATCTGGAGCTCCCATCTTGCTTATACAGCGACTCATCAGGTGTTCATTTCATGGGAGCCCCCTCCTCTGTCATATCTGAGGGTCAATTTTGATGGGAGCATTAGAGGCAGGCATGGAGAGACTGGTTTTGTGATTCGTGGGCTAGACTCTAGATTGATAGTGGCGGGAGGGACTTACTTACTGGAGCCTATGATTCCTAAGGCAAAGTATCGCACAGCATGGGCGAGGATGCTAGGAGGATTCTGGGAGCTGGTCAGATGA